A section of the Bombus huntii isolate Logan2020A chromosome 5, iyBomHunt1.1, whole genome shotgun sequence genome encodes:
- the LOC126866060 gene encoding protein archease-like: MDTLSEEDFAIPPAKYEYLDHTADVQLHAWGNTMEEAFEQCAVAMFGYMTDLERVQMTQLHYVEAEGHDMESLLFHFLDELLFMFSAEPFIVAKKVKITNFDRENFKISATALGEEFTIGKHTQNAEVKAITYSAMQILDRPESERPELFVIVDI, translated from the exons ATGGACACGTTAAGCGAAGAAGATTTTGCGATACCTCCGGCTAAATACGAAT ATTTGGACCACACGGCTGATGTACA ACTGCACGCATGGGGCAATACCATGGAAGAGGCTTTCGAGCAATGTGCGGTGGCCATGTTTGGGTACATGACGGATTTAGAGCGAGTTCAAATGACACAGTTACATTACGTAGAAGCGGAAGGACACGATATGGAAAgtcttctttttcatttcctcGACGAATTGTTATTCATGTTTAGCGCCGAACCGTTTATCGTTGCGAAG AAAGTGAAGATTACTAATTTCGACCGCGAGAACTTCAAGATCTCTGCGACGGCGTTAGGAGAAGAGTTCACGATCGGCAAACATACGCAAAATGCCGAGGTGAAAGCGATTACGTACTCAGCGATGCAGATCCTCGATCGTCCTGAATCAGAACGTCCCGAACTTTTCGTGATCGTAGACATATAG
- the LOC126866025 gene encoding transcription factor E2F2: MPRVRRQVVLEDPARPVTPDMVETKLLKQEFLDDGSLDEVQAQKVAEETPSPHLQDHQYGQTPCYQVTRKPTQPPPRTEQISVQAVKRRLNLEMGTTGPSQSAFKAPRGKRRRSGSSSLAGHTPTKSKTVERTRYDTSLSLLTKKFIHLVESSQDGVVDLNVASEKLEVQKRRIYDITNVLEGIGILEKKSKNNIQWKGGQLPNDRNDIADLRREVADLEAKENTLDRLIHGADKNLRELCADRQYAYVTYHDLRSVPMYKDQAIMAVKAPPEATLHVPQPINNLGQQKLQMHMRSSHGEIEVFLCPDDPTVKTSPNPGYTTTQPVPSSKESEIPCLPPELLTNEESGVRVEPVPSVESSLNTRLSTPVISAVTSLAGMRDALLCESDDYGPMGGGKFQLQTEDQISTSDLSILDFGEHLLSLEPPLSENDYSFALGTEEGLSDLFDFKF, encoded by the exons ATGCCTCGAGTAAGGAGACAAGTGGTCTTGGAAGATCCTGCCAGGCCTGTCACACCAGACATGGTGGAAACTAAATTAT TGAAACAAGAGTTTTTGGACGATGGCTCTTTGGATGAAGTTCAAGCACAAAAAGTGGCTGAAGAAACACCAAGTCCTCATCTTCAAGACCATCAATATGGACAAACACCTTGTTATCAAGTAACAAGGAAACCCACACAACCACCACCACGAACTGAA CAAATATCAGTTCAAGCAGTGAAACGAAGACTGAATCTGGAAATGGGAACTACCGGTCCTAGCCAATCTGCCTTCAAAGCCCCTAGAGGCAAACGTAGGAGATCTGGATCGAGTTCTCTGGCTGGCCACACTCCTACAAAAA GTAAAACGGTAGAAAGAACGCGGTACGATACATCACTGAGCTTACTTACAAAAAAGTTCATACATTTAGTCGAGAGCAGTCAAGACGGCGTTGTAGATTTGAACGTAGCGTCTGAAAAGTTAGAAGTACAGAAACGTCGTATATACGACATTACGAATGTATTGGAAGGCATAGGTATTTTGGAGaagaaaagtaaaaacaaTATACAATGGAA aggTGGTCAGTTACCAAACGATAGGAATGATATCGCTGATCTCAGAAGGGAAGTGGCAGATTTAGAAGCTAAGGAAAACACCCTGGATCGATTGATTCACGGCGCAGACAAAAATCTTAGGGAGCTCTGTGCAGACAGACAATACGCTTATGTAACGTATCACGATTTACGTTCTGTCCCAATGTACAAAGACCAGGCTATAATGGCAGTAAAAGCTCCGCCAGAAGCCACACTTCATGTTCCACAACCCATCAATAACCTTGGTCAGCAAAAG CTTCAAATGCATATGAGGTCATCTCATGGCGAGATAGAGGTGTTCCTCTGCCCTGATGATCCTACAGTCAAAACGTCCCCCAATCCGGGTTACACGACGACGCAACCTGTGCCTTCGTCAAAAGAATCCGAAATACCTTGTCTGCCTCCTGAACTTTTAACCAATGAAGAAAGCGGAGTTCGGGTTGAACCAGTACCTTCTGTCGAGAGTTCGTTGAATACTCGTTTGTCCACACCGGTTATATCTGCAGTTACCAGTTTAGCAGGCATGAGGGACGCACTTTTGTGTGAATCTGATGATTATGGACCAATGGGTGGAGGCAAATTCCAACTCCAAACGGAGGATCAAATTAGCACTTCAG ATCTAAGTATTCTTGATTTCGGTGAGCACCTGCTGTCTCTGGAACCGCCTCTTTCCGAAAACGACTATTCGTTCGCGTTAGGCACGGAGGAGGGACTTTCGGATCTCTTTGATTTCAAATTCTAA
- the LOC126866039 gene encoding mortality factor 4-like protein 1: protein MPPKCKFQEGEKVLCFHGPLIYEAKCLKSSITKEKQIKYFIHYAGWNKNWDEWVPESRVLKYNEANVQRQREVQRAHSNQQSAQKNKKGSTSSKTQGRRSEGGREKDTDSRASTPVATVDKGVSRFSKSTGSSVTPSSSHDSTSDAPRKKRSRLEPSGETEEYLTKVEVKIKIPEELKFVLIDESEVILKYHKLPALPVKNTVDKILDDYVDSKSVGKNDSIRESTLEITKGIREYFNISLGLQLLYKWERPQFIQIMNDNPETLPSQLYGAFHLLRLFVRLGGMLSYTTLDERSIQLLLSHFHDFLQYLQKNNTELFNLQQDYADSPPDYHRKYA from the exons ATGCCGCCTAAGTGTAAATTTCAAGAAG GGGAGAAGGTTCTGTGCTTTCATGGGCCATTAATATATGAAGCAAAATGTCTAAAGTCCTCCATTACTAAAGAAaagcaaattaaatatttcatacattaTGCAGGATGGAATAAGAA TTGGGATGAGTGGGTTCCTGAAAGCCGAGTACTTAAATACAACGAAGCAAATGTACAAAGACAAAGAGAGGTTCAAAGAGCACATTCGAATCAACAATCTgcacagaaaaataaaaagggtAGTACCTCATCCAAAACTCAAGGACGTAGGAGTGAAGGTGGTCGTGAGAAGGATACTGATAGTAGAGCTAGCACTCCTGTTGCAACAGTTGATAAAGGTGTCAGTCGGTTCAGTAAAAGTACTGGTAGTAGTGTTACGCCATCGTCGTCGCATGATTCCACATCAGATGCACCACGCAAGAAGCGCAG CCGATTAGAGCCATCTGGTGAAACGGAAGAATATCTCACTAAAGTGGAAGTTAAAATTAAGATACCAGAGGAACTAAAGTTTGTACTTATAGATGAATCAGAagtaatattgaaatatcataaattacCTGCTTTACCTGTGAAAAATACAGTTGACAAAATTTTAGATGATTATGTAGATTCAAAGTCGGTAGGAAAAAATGACTCTATTAG GGAAAGCACATTAGAAATAACTAAAGGTATTcgcgaatatttcaatatttctctAGGATTGCAATTGTTATATAAGTGGGAACGTCCacaatttatacaaattatgaatGATAATCCTGAAACACTGCCCAGTCAACTATATGGTGCATTTCATTTACTAAGACTATTTG TGAGACTTGGAGGAATGTTGTCGTACACTACATTGGATGAAAGAAGCATACAATTGTTACTGTCTCACTTTCATGATTTTTTACAATACTTACAGAAAAATAATACTGAACTTTTTAATCTTCAACAAGACTATGCAGACTCACCACCTGATTATCACAGGAAATATGCCTAA